One Desulfonatronum sp. SC1 DNA window includes the following coding sequences:
- a CDS encoding RodZ family helix-turn-helix domain-containing protein, whose product MDLREIGKLLKEERLRQGVELPAAAKVTRISASALEAIEEGDETPLPNPVYIKGFIRNYARFLRLDPSVIDNALGEMRFMSGNAMWSPSQSLPVARRSPSGWKFGVAALALVVLAGGGAALFQLRSDNETMQLSDSPPIPQESPSFQPPEGPASQSTWTPTISEPWQKQAERVAALQDDLAGAPEQAASQEPDQNSEETPTVRPDISLQIVELDNMRLTLRPENLRADFEIHNFTNDLISGQISISFISKNDHIFRALGHEEIPRFTIRNFRPVSTRLHLPPELNLDDVSRVQFVVTESDGTDVLVKTYPIDRN is encoded by the coding sequence ATGGACTTGCGGGAAATTGGAAAGCTTCTCAAGGAGGAACGTTTGCGGCAGGGCGTGGAACTCCCGGCCGCGGCCAAAGTCACCAGAATCAGCGCCTCCGCTTTGGAGGCCATTGAGGAAGGTGATGAAACCCCTTTGCCGAATCCGGTCTACATCAAAGGGTTTATTCGAAATTACGCTCGATTTCTGAGGCTTGATCCATCAGTGATCGACAACGCCCTTGGCGAGATGCGGTTCATGAGCGGCAATGCCATGTGGTCCCCCTCACAGAGCTTGCCCGTCGCCCGGAGGTCGCCTTCGGGATGGAAATTCGGGGTCGCCGCCCTCGCGCTGGTCGTACTTGCGGGAGGAGGAGCAGCGCTGTTCCAGCTCCGATCGGACAACGAAACCATGCAGCTCTCCGACTCCCCCCCCATCCCACAGGAATCTCCGTCCTTCCAGCCTCCCGAGGGCCCTGCCTCGCAATCAACCTGGACACCCACCATCTCTGAGCCGTGGCAAAAGCAGGCCGAGAGAGTGGCGGCACTACAAGACGACCTGGCCGGTGCTCCGGAGCAGGCCGCGTCTCAAGAGCCGGATCAAAACTCTGAAGAAACTCCAACGGTACGTCCGGACATAAGCCTGCAAATAGTCGAACTGGACAATATGCGACTGACTCTCAGACCGGAGAACCTCCGTGCGGACTTCGAGATTCACAACTTTACCAATGATCTCATTTCCGGACAGATTTCCATCTCTTTCATCAGCAAGAACGACCACATCTTTCGGGCCTTGGGGCATGAGGAAATCCCTCGGTTCACCATCCGCAATTTCCGCCCCGTTTCCACGCGTCTGCACTTACCCCCGGAATTAAATCTGGACGATGTGTCCCGGGTTCAATTCGTGGTCACGGAGTCCGATGGCACGGACGTTCTGGTCAAAACGTATCCAATAGACCGGAATTAA
- the cydB gene encoding cytochrome d ubiquinol oxidase subunit II, with product MLETTWFILWGVLWAVYFALDGYDLGMGTLMPFLAKDERDRRIMYNAAGPFWDGNQVWLITAGGVTFAAFPATYAALFSGLYTALMLLLFALILRGVSFEFRRKVDSERWRKVWDFCHVSGSFLPALLLGVAFANIFQGIPLNAQGINEGGLLDLLNPYGLLGGVLFVLMFSLHGSLWLGVKSEGPIADRATAMAEKLWLALMVVVVLFLVVTAFATRLFDNYLNNPLLFSVLLLAVVGLIQTRVFLGKRSMLMAWGASAVSIISVTLFGVIGLFPVLLPSTLDPAYSMTIANSASSELTLKIMLGVTLVFVPLVIAYQTWLHITFGHKITDADLEYEEAY from the coding sequence ATGTTGGAAACCACATGGTTCATACTGTGGGGCGTGCTCTGGGCGGTCTATTTCGCCCTGGACGGATACGATCTGGGGATGGGCACGTTGATGCCTTTTTTGGCCAAGGATGAGCGGGATCGACGGATCATGTACAATGCCGCCGGGCCGTTTTGGGACGGCAACCAGGTTTGGCTGATCACCGCCGGCGGGGTGACCTTCGCGGCCTTTCCGGCCACCTACGCCGCCCTGTTCAGCGGCCTGTACACGGCCTTGATGCTCTTGTTGTTCGCCCTGATCCTGCGCGGTGTGTCCTTCGAGTTCCGGCGCAAGGTGGACAGCGAACGTTGGCGCAAGGTCTGGGATTTCTGCCACGTCTCGGGCAGCTTTTTGCCGGCCTTGCTGCTGGGGGTGGCGTTCGCGAACATTTTTCAAGGCATTCCGCTTAACGCCCAGGGGATCAATGAAGGTGGGCTGCTGGATCTGCTCAATCCCTACGGATTGCTGGGCGGCGTCTTATTCGTGCTGATGTTCTCCCTGCACGGGAGTTTGTGGCTGGGCGTCAAGTCCGAAGGGCCCATCGCGGACCGGGCCACGGCTATGGCCGAGAAGCTGTGGCTAGCGCTGATGGTCGTGGTGGTGCTGTTTCTGGTGGTGACCGCCTTCGCCACCAGACTTTTCGATAACTACCTGAACAATCCTCTTTTGTTCTCCGTGCTGCTTCTGGCCGTGGTCGGACTGATCCAGACCCGTGTCTTTCTGGGCAAGCGGTCCATGCTCATGGCCTGGGGCGCATCGGCTGTGAGCATCATCAGCGTGACCCTGTTCGGCGTGATTGGCCTGTTCCCCGTATTGCTGCCCTCCACCCTGGATCCTGCCTACAGCATGACCATTGCCAATTCCGCTTCCAGCGAGTTGACCCTAAAGATCATGCTGGGAGTGACTCTGGTTTTTGTGCCTTTGGTTATCGCCTACCAGACGTGGTTGCACATCACTTTTGGCCACAAGATTACGGATGCGGATTTGGAGTACGAGGAAGCCTACTAA
- a CDS encoding cytochrome ubiquinol oxidase subunit I — protein sequence MDVLLLSRLQFAFTTFVHFIFVPLTLGLSLLVAYMEFKWVRTGDEVYKRMAKFWGKLFLINFALGVVTGIALEFQFGTNWARYSAYVGDIFGSLLAIEATLAFFLESTFLAVWIFGWNRLSPKLHNASIWLVALAANLSAFWILMANGWMQNPTGFVLRGDRAELESFAVLVTNPFAWSQFVHVLSSAYVLSGFFVLGISAWHLARGSNVDFFKRSFQIAAPFTLVFALALVVQGHQHGSTVAKYQPAKLAAMESHWDTMTHAPQYLFVIPDPANERNLVEILPVPGGLSMLAYHSFDAEVKGLRDIPEEDRPPVLLTFASFRTMVGLGFLFPALAAWVWIRRKTPESSPTLLRILPWVIPLPYIAIQLGWIVAEVGRQPWIVNGVMRTEDAVSAGISVGQVGFSLLLFGLIYGLLVAVDVYLLMYHGRKGPKSSEEETKADSESESDLQARPQGALA from the coding sequence ATGGACGTTTTGTTGTTGTCGCGACTGCAGTTCGCCTTCACGACCTTCGTGCACTTCATCTTCGTGCCGCTGACTCTGGGGCTATCGCTTCTGGTGGCGTACATGGAGTTCAAGTGGGTGCGCACCGGGGACGAGGTGTACAAGCGGATGGCCAAGTTCTGGGGGAAACTGTTTCTGATCAACTTTGCACTGGGCGTGGTCACGGGCATCGCCTTGGAGTTTCAATTCGGGACCAACTGGGCTCGGTATTCGGCCTACGTGGGAGACATCTTCGGCTCCCTGCTGGCCATTGAGGCAACCCTGGCCTTCTTCCTGGAGTCCACGTTCCTGGCGGTCTGGATCTTCGGCTGGAACCGGCTGTCTCCCAAACTGCACAACGCCAGCATTTGGCTGGTGGCCTTGGCGGCCAACCTGTCGGCGTTCTGGATCCTGATGGCCAACGGCTGGATGCAGAATCCCACGGGATTCGTGCTCCGCGGAGACCGTGCCGAGTTGGAGAGTTTCGCGGTTCTGGTCACCAATCCTTTTGCCTGGTCGCAGTTCGTGCATGTGCTCTCATCGGCCTACGTGCTCAGCGGCTTTTTCGTCCTGGGGATCTCGGCTTGGCATCTGGCTCGGGGAAGCAACGTGGACTTTTTCAAGCGCTCCTTTCAAATCGCGGCCCCTTTCACCCTGGTCTTCGCCCTAGCCCTGGTGGTGCAGGGGCACCAACACGGCTCTACCGTGGCCAAGTATCAACCGGCCAAGCTTGCGGCCATGGAATCCCACTGGGACACCATGACCCATGCTCCCCAGTATCTGTTCGTGATTCCGGATCCGGCCAACGAGCGCAATCTGGTTGAAATTCTGCCCGTTCCCGGCGGGTTGTCCATGCTTGCCTATCATTCATTCGACGCGGAAGTGAAAGGGTTGAGAGACATCCCCGAGGAAGACCGCCCGCCGGTATTGCTGACCTTCGCCTCTTTCCGGACCATGGTCGGGCTGGGATTTCTCTTTCCGGCACTGGCAGCGTGGGTCTGGATCCGGCGCAAGACCCCTGAGTCATCCCCCACACTCCTGCGTATTCTGCCCTGGGTGATCCCTTTGCCTTACATCGCCATTCAACTGGGCTGGATCGTGGCCGAGGTGGGCCGTCAGCCCTGGATCGTGAACGGGGTCATGCGCACTGAGGACGCCGTTTCCGCTGGCATCAGTGTTGGCCAGGTCGGATTTTCACTCCTGCTTTTTGGCCTGATTTACGGATTACTGGTGGCGGTGGACGTCTACCTCTTGATGTATCATGGACGGAAGGGGCCTAAATCCTCCGAGGAAGAGACAAAGGCGGATTCAGAATCCGAGTCTGATTTGCAAGCTCGGCCCCAGGGAGCGTTGGCCTAG
- a CDS encoding Rrf2 family transcriptional regulator: MMLTKAGEYAVRCMLHLTTVSTGDVVARRGISEAMDIPGPFLAKIAQELARSGLIQIVQGARGGYRLLKSPEDVTLLDVVEAVEGEIFLNECIFRSDGCGRSGFCGVHQVWQKARAGLRETLSVPLSELKDVADHSCRP, from the coding sequence ATGATGTTGACCAAGGCCGGAGAATACGCGGTGCGTTGCATGCTGCACCTGACTACGGTGAGCACGGGGGACGTTGTTGCCCGGCGTGGTATTTCCGAGGCCATGGACATTCCTGGTCCGTTTTTGGCCAAGATTGCTCAAGAATTGGCTCGATCAGGATTGATTCAGATCGTGCAGGGAGCGCGGGGAGGCTATAGGCTGCTCAAGTCCCCGGAGGATGTGACGCTGTTGGACGTTGTCGAGGCCGTGGAAGGAGAAATTTTTTTGAACGAATGCATTTTTCGCTCGGACGGTTGCGGGCGAAGCGGTTTTTGCGGCGTGCATCAAGTCTGGCAAAAGGCCAGGGCGGGCCTGCGGGAGACCTTGAGCGTTCCGCTGTCCGAACTGAAGGACGTTGCTGACCACTCTTGCCGACCATGA
- the uvrA gene encoding excinuclease ABC subunit UvrA — translation MTESVIHIEGARQHNLKNLSLDIPRDKLVVVCGPSGSGKSTLAFDIVYAEGQRRYVESLSAYARQFLPQLDKPQVDKIEGLSPAISLEQQTLTRNPRSTVGTVTEVYDYLRVFYARLGRMSCPKCGRAIEARSQDEIIQAVLGLPGKTKFLLLAPLVENQKGTQQDLMRKLKAQGFVRVRVDGVVLPLEPLPGITRNQRHTLELVVDRLVAGPEIRHRLADSLELALKHGKGRISIQIVDGGEMVFSTTSVCTQCDISLPPLSPQLFSFNSPQGACPTCSGIGSVEYFEPDLLAPNKGLSLRQGGVIPWRKASALARYAEGLQRLGRVHGFTLDIALAEYSPQAWEALFYGDSNVSWEGVVPLLDRGHQVLGPVWRDELSRFRQNRPCPACKGARLKPEALAVRADELNIYEFCGLPVVRALEWLRDRSYVGQQELIAGPLLKELVHRLDFLVRVGLEYLSLARTMSTLSGGEAQRIRLAGQLGSGLVGVTYVLDEPSIGLHPRDNARLLASLRDLQERGNTVLVVEHDEATIRAADYVLELGPGSGSLGGELVFGGTVDGLLRHEDSLTGKYLRGDMVIAGPEKRRKGKHALTLHGVRTNNLRDLGCTIPLAALVCVTGVSGSGKSSLVVDSLYKHIALARGIKVDTPGKIGGIEGLERVEKIIAIDQTPIGRTPRSNPATYTKVFDEIRKIFSTTVEARKRGYTPGRFSFNVPGGRCEACQGDGQIRVEMHFLPDVFVTCEVCGGERYNRETLTIEYKGLNIAQVLDLTVAEARRFFTNYTSLERRFEVLQEVGLEYLRLGQPATTLSGGEAQRIKISRELGKRSLPGTLYILDEPTTGLHMHETGKLIHVLQRLVDKGASVVVIEHNLDVIWAADHVIDLGPGGGDAGGRIVASGTPEQIRDDPHSATGQFLREMR, via the coding sequence ATGACTGAATCCGTTATTCATATCGAAGGTGCCCGGCAGCACAATCTGAAGAACCTCTCTTTGGACATTCCTCGAGACAAGCTGGTGGTTGTTTGCGGGCCTTCCGGCTCGGGCAAGTCCACCCTGGCCTTTGACATCGTCTATGCCGAAGGACAGCGACGCTACGTGGAGTCGCTTTCAGCCTACGCCCGGCAGTTCCTCCCGCAGCTGGACAAACCCCAGGTGGACAAGATCGAAGGGCTATCTCCGGCTATATCCCTGGAACAACAGACCTTGACCCGCAATCCGAGGTCCACCGTGGGCACGGTGACCGAGGTCTATGATTATTTACGGGTCTTTTACGCCCGGTTGGGACGAATGAGCTGTCCGAAATGCGGACGGGCCATCGAGGCGCGCAGTCAGGATGAAATCATTCAGGCCGTCCTGGGATTGCCGGGAAAAACAAAGTTCCTGCTTTTGGCGCCTCTGGTGGAAAACCAGAAGGGAACGCAGCAGGACCTGATGCGGAAGTTGAAAGCCCAGGGATTTGTGCGGGTGCGCGTGGACGGGGTGGTCTTGCCGTTGGAGCCGCTTCCGGGGATTACCAGAAATCAGCGCCACACCCTGGAACTGGTGGTGGACCGCTTGGTGGCCGGGCCGGAAATCCGCCACCGTCTCGCGGACTCCCTGGAATTGGCCTTGAAGCACGGCAAGGGCAGGATTTCCATTCAGATCGTGGATGGAGGGGAAATGGTCTTCAGCACCACTTCGGTCTGCACCCAATGCGACATCAGCTTGCCGCCTCTTTCCCCACAACTGTTTTCCTTCAACAGTCCCCAGGGCGCCTGCCCCACCTGCTCGGGCATCGGCAGCGTGGAGTATTTTGAACCGGACCTGCTGGCTCCGAACAAGGGGTTGAGCCTGCGCCAGGGAGGGGTCATCCCCTGGCGCAAGGCTTCGGCTTTGGCCAGATACGCGGAAGGATTGCAGCGGCTGGGCCGGGTGCATGGGTTTACTTTGGATATCGCCTTGGCCGAATATTCTCCGCAAGCCTGGGAAGCCCTGTTTTACGGTGACTCGAACGTGTCCTGGGAAGGAGTGGTTCCGCTTTTGGATCGAGGGCACCAAGTTCTGGGACCGGTTTGGCGGGATGAATTGTCCCGGTTTCGCCAGAACCGGCCATGTCCGGCTTGCAAAGGCGCTCGCCTGAAGCCCGAGGCTTTGGCCGTCCGGGCCGATGAGCTTAATATTTACGAGTTTTGCGGCCTGCCCGTGGTTCGAGCCCTGGAGTGGCTGCGTGACCGGAGTTATGTCGGGCAGCAGGAACTGATCGCCGGCCCGTTGCTCAAGGAGTTGGTTCACCGTCTGGATTTTTTGGTCCGGGTGGGATTGGAGTACCTGAGTCTGGCTCGGACAATGTCCACGCTCTCCGGGGGAGAGGCGCAGCGCATCCGGCTGGCTGGCCAACTGGGCTCCGGTCTGGTGGGCGTGACGTATGTCCTGGACGAGCCGAGCATCGGCCTGCATCCTCGGGATAATGCCCGTTTGCTGGCGTCGTTGCGGGACTTGCAGGAGCGGGGCAACACCGTGCTGGTGGTGGAGCACGACGAGGCTACGATCCGGGCTGCGGACTACGTCCTGGAGTTGGGACCCGGATCCGGATCCCTGGGGGGCGAATTGGTCTTCGGCGGCACGGTGGACGGGCTGCTGCGCCACGAAGATTCACTGACCGGGAAATATTTGCGTGGAGATATGGTCATCGCCGGACCTGAGAAACGCCGAAAGGGTAAACACGCCCTGACCCTGCACGGGGTGCGCACGAACAATCTGCGTGACCTGGGCTGCACCATCCCCTTGGCAGCCTTGGTCTGCGTGACCGGAGTTTCCGGGTCGGGCAAAAGTTCTCTGGTGGTGGACTCCCTGTACAAACACATTGCCTTGGCCAGGGGGATCAAGGTTGACACGCCCGGCAAGATCGGGGGCATAGAGGGCCTGGAGCGGGTGGAAAAAATCATCGCCATTGACCAGACTCCCATCGGCCGCACGCCCCGCTCCAACCCGGCCACATACACCAAGGTTTTCGACGAGATCCGCAAAATTTTTTCCACCACGGTGGAAGCCCGCAAACGCGGTTATACTCCGGGGCGGTTCAGCTTCAACGTGCCCGGAGGCCGTTGCGAAGCCTGCCAAGGTGATGGCCAGATCCGGGTGGAAATGCACTTTCTCCCGGACGTGTTCGTGACCTGCGAGGTCTGCGGCGGAGAGCGCTACAACCGCGAGACCCTGACCATCGAATACAAGGGCCTGAACATCGCCCAGGTTCTGGACCTGACCGTGGCCGAGGCCCGGCGCTTCTTTACCAACTATACATCCCTGGAGCGACGTTTCGAGGTGCTCCAGGAAGTCGGACTGGAGTATTTGCGTCTGGGCCAGCCAGCCACGACTCTGTCCGGCGGGGAGGCCCAGCGGATCAAGATCTCCCGTGAACTGGGCAAGCGCAGCCTCCCCGGAACGCTGTACATCCTGGACGAACCCACCACCGGCCTGCACATGCACGAGACGGGCAAGCTGATCCACGTGCTGCAACGCTTGGTAGATAAAGGTGCGTCCGTGGTGGTTATCGAGCACAATCTGGACGTGATCTGGGCCGCGGACCATGTCATCGACCTGGGCCCCGGAGGCGGGGATGCCGGGGGCCGCATCGTGGCCAGCGGCACGCCCGAACAAATCCGGGACGACCCCCATTCCGCGACGGGGCAGTTTTTGCGAGAGATGCGGTAG
- a CDS encoding 4-hydroxybenzoate octaprenyltransferase, with product MNNFWHRLRLVLAMVKIEHSIFALPFAYSGAFLAAGGWPGWRVFLLLTLAMVMVRSFAMAMNRILDLRYDRLNPRTQSRQLVTGELSVRFTSFFALGTALVFVLACAGLNTLCLLLSVPALLWSAAYSLTKRFTWLCHFFLGSVLGLAPVAGWIAVDPQFALPTLLLFCGVLFWVAGFDIFYAAQDVEFDRSHGLHSVPAAFGLDTAFALAGFSHVQAALFFLFAGLSASLGWLYFLAWAVVAAVLFWEHRLVSPKDLSRLNMSFFTLNGVVAALLFLGVVLDFAF from the coding sequence ATGAACAACTTCTGGCACCGATTGCGGCTGGTTTTGGCCATGGTCAAGATCGAGCACTCGATTTTCGCCCTGCCATTCGCGTATTCCGGAGCATTTCTGGCGGCTGGCGGCTGGCCGGGGTGGCGGGTGTTTCTGTTGCTGACCCTGGCCATGGTCATGGTCCGTTCCTTTGCCATGGCCATGAACCGTATCCTGGATCTGCGCTACGACCGCCTCAACCCCCGGACCCAGTCTCGGCAATTGGTGACCGGTGAGTTGAGCGTCCGGTTCACGTCCTTTTTTGCCCTGGGCACGGCCCTTGTTTTCGTGCTGGCCTGTGCCGGGCTGAACACCTTGTGCCTGCTCCTGTCCGTCCCGGCCCTACTCTGGTCCGCGGCTTACAGCCTGACCAAGCGTTTCACTTGGTTGTGCCATTTTTTTCTGGGCTCGGTCCTGGGGCTGGCACCCGTGGCCGGTTGGATCGCTGTTGATCCCCAGTTTGCGCTCCCGACCTTACTTCTGTTTTGCGGCGTGCTGTTCTGGGTGGCCGGGTTTGATATTTTTTACGCGGCCCAGGATGTGGAGTTCGACCGATCCCACGGCCTGCATTCCGTCCCTGCCGCGTTCGGCCTGGATACGGCCTTTGCCCTGGCCGGGTTCAGCCACGTTCAGGCGGCCCTGTTTTTTCTGTTCGCCGGGCTGTCCGCATCTTTGGGTTGGCTTTACTTCCTGGCCTGGGCCGTGGTGGCCGCGGTTCTGTTCTGGGAGCATCGCCTCGTTTCTCCCAAGGACCTCAGCCGATTGAACATGTCTTTTTTTACCTTGAACGGTGTGGTGGCCGCATTGCTGTTTCTCGGTGTGGTGTTGGATTTTGCTTTTTGA
- the tyrS gene encoding tyrosine--tRNA ligase gives MTKAELEQIQRGTVEVIDLEELKTKIGRGKPLRVKAGFDPTAPDIHLGHTVLIQKLKHFQEQGHDVIFLIGDFTGMIGDPSGKSETRRTLTREAVLSNAETYKRQVFKILDPDKTAVAFNSHWMDAFSSADFVRLCSHYTVARMLEREDFSNRYASGKPIAIHEFLYPLVQGYDSVALRADVELGGTDQKFNLLMGRTLQRDYGQEPQVILTVPILEGLDGVQKMSKSLGNYIGIEEPPGDMFGKVMSVSDQLMWRYYELLSDRSLAEVAKLRGDVEQGLLHPKQAKVDLALELTTRFHGADQARAAQDAFERVFARKENPEDMDVFQTTHGPESRLLAILDAAGLCPSRAEAKRLCRQGACTVDGEKLHDPEQILDPGEYVLKVGKKRFLRVVVRQPSFNEPI, from the coding sequence ATGACCAAGGCCGAGTTGGAGCAAATCCAGCGCGGCACGGTGGAGGTCATCGACCTGGAGGAACTGAAGACCAAGATTGGCCGGGGCAAGCCATTACGCGTCAAGGCGGGGTTCGACCCCACGGCCCCGGACATCCACCTCGGCCACACGGTGCTGATTCAAAAGCTGAAGCATTTTCAGGAACAGGGCCATGACGTCATTTTCCTGATCGGGGATTTCACGGGCATGATCGGCGATCCCTCGGGCAAGTCCGAAACCCGCAGGACACTGACTCGGGAGGCGGTCCTGTCCAACGCCGAGACCTACAAGCGTCAGGTGTTCAAGATTCTCGACCCGGACAAAACCGCGGTGGCCTTCAATTCACATTGGATGGACGCTTTCAGCTCCGCGGATTTCGTCCGCCTCTGTTCGCACTATACCGTGGCCCGGATGCTGGAGCGGGAAGACTTTTCCAATCGCTACGCATCGGGTAAGCCCATCGCCATCCATGAATTCCTCTATCCCCTGGTCCAGGGCTACGATTCCGTGGCTTTGCGGGCGGACGTGGAACTGGGCGGTACGGATCAGAAGTTCAATTTGCTCATGGGTCGGACCCTGCAGCGCGACTATGGACAGGAACCCCAGGTGATCCTGACGGTGCCGATCCTGGAGGGCTTGGACGGCGTGCAGAAGATGAGCAAGTCGCTGGGCAACTACATCGGCATCGAAGAGCCGCCGGGCGATATGTTCGGCAAGGTAATGTCCGTCTCGGACCAGCTGATGTGGCGCTACTACGAGTTGTTGTCCGACCGCTCCCTGGCCGAGGTGGCCAAGCTGCGCGGGGATGTGGAGCAGGGCTTGCTGCATCCCAAGCAGGCCAAGGTTGATCTGGCCCTGGAACTGACGACCCGGTTTCATGGCGCGGATCAGGCCCGAGCGGCCCAGGACGCCTTCGAGCGTGTTTTCGCCCGGAAGGAAAACCCCGAGGACATGGATGTTTTTCAGACGACTCACGGCCCGGAAAGCCGACTCCTGGCCATCCTGGACGCCGCGGGCCTGTGCCCCTCCCGAGCCGAGGCCAAGCGCCTCTGCCGTCAGGGAGCCTGTACCGTGGACGGCGAGAAGCTTCACGATCCTGAGCAGATTCTGGACCCAGGCGAATATGTACTGAAGGTCGGGAAAAAGCGGTTTCTTCGGGTTGTCGTCAGACAACCGTCATTCAACGAACCGATATGA
- the rny gene encoding ribonuclease Y: MSIESVFILLFGLLAGGALVYAAQRHIAGTKVKEAEELAGKILEEARKEAQVQKKEFLLQAQDEIFRRKKEQEQEHRDRESELKKQETRLQEKEERLEQKLEKASQKESEVVHLEKSLIQRERDFAVQEERLAEMSLTQQRRLEEISGLTVEEAKKRLMEEIESQARHESAKTLRQIESETKESADRKAKEILATAIQRYAGEFVAEQTVSSVALPSEDMKGRIIGREGRNIRALEAATGVDLIIDDTPETVILSAYSPLRREVAKQSLERLISDGRIHPARIEDIVKKVEQEMDVKLREWGEQATFDVGVHGIHPEIIRLLGQLRYRTSFSQNVLQHSLEVAFVCGIMAAELGLDVKKAKRAGLLHDIGKAVDHEVEGPHATIGADLAKKYGEGKDIIHAIAAHHEEVPPKSVMAVLVQAADGLSGARPGARKELLENYVKRLEDLEGMATGMEGVSKAFAIQAGRELRVVVESDLVDDDKTFLLCNDLTKKIEQNLTYPGQIRVTVIRERRAVGYAK; encoded by the coding sequence ATGTCTATAGAGAGCGTTTTCATATTGCTTTTCGGCCTGTTGGCCGGAGGTGCCCTGGTCTACGCTGCCCAGCGGCACATCGCCGGTACGAAGGTCAAGGAGGCTGAAGAGCTGGCGGGAAAAATTCTGGAGGAGGCCCGCAAAGAGGCTCAAGTCCAAAAGAAAGAGTTTCTGCTGCAAGCCCAGGATGAAATTTTTCGCCGCAAGAAAGAACAGGAGCAGGAGCATCGGGACCGGGAAAGCGAACTGAAAAAACAGGAAACCCGGTTGCAGGAAAAGGAAGAACGCCTGGAACAAAAGTTGGAAAAGGCTTCTCAAAAGGAAAGCGAGGTCGTTCATCTGGAAAAGAGTCTCATCCAGAGGGAGCGGGATTTCGCGGTCCAGGAGGAGCGCTTGGCGGAAATGAGTTTGACGCAGCAAAGGCGATTGGAGGAAATTTCCGGACTGACCGTCGAGGAGGCTAAAAAGCGGCTGATGGAGGAGATCGAGAGTCAGGCCCGGCACGAATCGGCCAAGACGTTGCGCCAGATTGAAAGCGAAACCAAGGAAAGTGCCGACCGCAAGGCCAAGGAAATTCTGGCCACGGCCATTCAACGCTATGCCGGAGAGTTCGTCGCCGAACAAACCGTTTCTTCCGTGGCGTTGCCCAGCGAGGATATGAAGGGCCGGATCATAGGGCGGGAAGGACGCAACATCCGCGCCCTGGAGGCGGCCACGGGCGTGGACTTGATCATTGATGACACCCCGGAAACCGTGATTCTTTCCGCCTACAGCCCCTTGCGCCGCGAGGTGGCCAAGCAGTCCTTGGAACGGCTGATCAGCGACGGACGAATCCATCCGGCGCGGATTGAGGACATTGTCAAAAAGGTCGAACAGGAGATGGACGTCAAGCTCCGGGAGTGGGGCGAACAGGCCACTTTCGACGTGGGCGTCCATGGCATCCATCCGGAAATCATCCGTTTGCTGGGGCAGTTGCGTTATCGGACCAGTTTTTCTCAAAACGTTCTGCAACATTCTTTGGAAGTCGCCTTTGTTTGCGGAATCATGGCCGCGGAACTCGGTCTGGACGTAAAGAAGGCCAAGCGGGCTGGCCTGCTGCACGATATCGGCAAGGCCGTTGACCACGAAGTCGAAGGCCCTCACGCCACCATCGGCGCGGATCTGGCCAAGAAGTACGGGGAAGGTAAGGACATCATCCACGCCATTGCCGCCCATCACGAGGAAGTTCCGCCCAAGAGCGTGATGGCCGTACTGGTGCAGGCCGCGGACGGGCTTTCCGGAGCCCGGCCCGGGGCGCGCAAGGAGTTGCTGGAAAATTACGTCAAGCGCCTGGAGGATCTGGAAGGAATGGCCACGGGCATGGAAGGCGTGTCCAAGGCGTTCGCCATTCAGGCCGGACGAGAGTTGCGGGTCGTCGTGGAGTCGGACTTGGTGGACGACGACAAGACGTTTTTACTGTGTAATGATCTGACCAAAAAAATCGAGCAAAATCTGACCTATCCCGGACAAATTCGAGTCACCGTGATCCGTGAACGGCGGGCGGTGGGGTATGCCAAATAA
- the zapA gene encoding cell division protein ZapA codes for MPSHTISVLGLELAFKADADQAQVVAARKEIEERFAVLKIQGKHMSREKLLAFLALGLADDYLLTCKKLGQLERKLEKLLHRMEQDDTAGNNIDTQSE; via the coding sequence ATGCCCAGTCATACCATATCGGTCTTGGGGCTGGAATTGGCCTTCAAGGCTGATGCGGATCAAGCCCAGGTAGTTGCTGCCAGAAAGGAGATTGAAGAGCGGTTCGCCGTGCTGAAAATACAGGGCAAGCATATGAGCAGGGAAAAACTCCTGGCGTTTTTGGCGCTGGGACTAGCGGATGACTATCTCCTGACATGCAAAAAATTGGGGCAGTTGGAGAGAAAGCTGGAAAAATTGCTTCACCGGATGGAACAAGACGATACTGCCGGGAATAATATTGATACACAGTCGGAATAA